The following are encoded in a window of Roseimaritima ulvae genomic DNA:
- a CDS encoding anthranilate synthase component I family protein, with product MNLPVDTQLNFSWLKRKPTEFEVGVDIDFYKLFYALKKQSRSCYFFESLELPRHQDRYFTIGFDPLVEFLARGNQLTIQGDAQIIQQMTGHANDGSVTLTVDNPYQFLQQQLPMERLGRTHQGGLVGYFCYESVNYFEPAISLEEHPDYPNFHLGLYADGLILDNETGICHYYTYHDDRSHVVRPLLPQLDTLTIPTRLDSVEFLGNSETREAHTQAIENTLEEVRAGNTFQAEVGFKSRYHIRGDKIAVYDKLRQINPSPYMFYVVFEDVELMGASPEVLIANTDKAVLTTPTAGTTGRSSDPQEDRRLARALLTDPKEIAEHNMLVDLHRNDLSRVCRIGTVRIASLMYLIRFSHVQHIVSDVVGELADGQTAYDLLAAILPGGVVSGAPKIETMKIIDRNENTPRGPYGGAVGRFSFNGDSAFCLPIRSLFCKGDECFSQTCSGVVLDSSAENEYNELKRKLAAMQQTLQELSK from the coding sequence ACAAGCTGTTCTATGCGCTCAAGAAACAGTCACGCAGCTGCTATTTCTTCGAATCGCTCGAACTGCCGCGGCATCAGGATCGCTACTTCACGATCGGCTTCGATCCGCTGGTCGAATTCCTGGCTCGCGGCAACCAGCTGACCATCCAGGGCGATGCCCAGATCATTCAGCAGATGACCGGCCACGCCAACGACGGCAGCGTCACGCTGACGGTCGACAATCCCTACCAATTCCTGCAACAGCAGCTGCCCATGGAACGGCTGGGACGCACTCACCAAGGCGGCCTGGTGGGCTACTTCTGCTACGAATCGGTGAACTACTTCGAACCGGCGATTTCGCTGGAAGAGCATCCCGACTACCCCAACTTTCACCTCGGACTGTACGCCGACGGGTTGATCCTGGACAACGAAACCGGCATCTGCCACTACTACACCTACCACGACGATCGCTCGCACGTCGTCCGCCCGCTGCTGCCCCAGCTGGACACTCTGACGATCCCCACACGGTTGGATTCGGTCGAGTTCCTGGGCAACAGTGAAACCCGCGAAGCCCATACTCAGGCCATCGAAAACACGCTGGAAGAAGTCCGCGCGGGCAATACCTTCCAAGCCGAAGTCGGGTTCAAATCGCGGTACCATATCCGCGGCGACAAGATCGCGGTGTACGACAAACTGCGACAGATCAATCCCAGCCCCTACATGTTTTACGTGGTGTTTGAAGACGTCGAACTGATGGGCGCCAGCCCGGAAGTGCTGATCGCCAACACCGACAAAGCGGTCCTGACCACGCCCACCGCCGGCACCACCGGCCGCAGCAGCGATCCGCAGGAAGACCGCCGCCTGGCGCGGGCCCTGCTGACGGACCCCAAAGAAATCGCCGAACACAATATGCTGGTCGACCTGCATCGCAACGACCTGTCGCGCGTCTGTCGCATTGGCACGGTCCGCATCGCCAGCCTGATGTACCTGATCCGCTTCAGCCACGTGCAACACATCGTCAGCGACGTCGTCGGAGAGCTGGCCGATGGGCAAACGGCTTACGACCTGCTGGCCGCGATCCTGCCCGGCGGCGTGGTTTCGGGAGCTCCGAAAATCGAAACCATGAAAATCATCGATCGCAACGAAAACACACCTCGCGGACCTTACGGCGGCGCGGTGGGGCGATTCAGCTTTAACGGCGACAGCGCCTTCTGCTTGCCAATTCGCAGCCTGTTCTGCAAAGGCGACGAGTGCTTTTCGCAAACCTGCAGCGGCGTGGTGTTGGATTCCAGCGCCGAAAATGAATACAACGAACTGAAACGCAAATTGGCGGCGATGCAACAAACGCTGCAGGAGCTGAGCAAATGA